In Aedes albopictus strain Foshan chromosome 3, AalbF5, whole genome shotgun sequence, the genomic window ggacaatgatacactatacccaaagagtcgagaaaattttcaggCACATCTGCAGAAATCAATTAATCAGAAGCAGCTCTGCTACGGTTAAGTAATCAAGCAATGATCCCTTTCCCATTCTTGCTCAAGCGGGAAGTATACAGTCAACGGGACATCGTCTTTTTGTCTTATCGAAGCGTCCGGAAAACACGACTCATCAAACTTGACGTCTTCAGCACTCGTTACGTTGCGTGCCACCGGGTTCCACAAGCGGTATCCGTTGTTGGAGGCATACCCAATCATGACCATTTCTTTGCTTTCGTGCATAGCTGCTTCGGACCACAACTGCGTCGATACCTTGGATTGGATAAGCACGGAACGATTTTTTTCTACTCAGTTGAACCTCTTCCTTGACCTCTCCGCTACGCCATTCTGTTTGGGATGTACGCGACGCTACCGTCATCTCTAGCTGGATGCTTCTCCATTGTAGAACTGCATCAGTTTCGTGAAACAGTACTACCTTGATCGATCGTCATTCTTGAAATAGCATTTCCCAGCATGGCAGATGATGCTGTTGCTACACATTCTTGAAACTTCTCGAATACGCCAGATTTTTGCTTCAGCAAGTATATCTTGCAGAAATGGATATGGTATTCGGTGAAACTAGTGCACCGTGAACCCCGTAAATCCCATGGCTATCGGCCGATCGGTCCGCAAACATCATAATGAATCCGCTCCAGGGGCCGGCAAGCCCTGCCTAGATCGTGTTCCTTTGAACGGTTCTCGGCATTGTTTGGCTTGTACGCAGGCGTCACAGAAATCGATCTTGCTTGCCTTTCCGTCCATAGCTTTCAGCATACCTTTACGGGCCATGGTCTCCAATCCGCGTTGGCTAATATGCACGAGTTGACGATGCCATGGGTTTCCGATTGCTACTTCGCAGTGATTCGTCTTTGCTTCCTCCAACGACAGCTGATGCTCGGCCTTCTCGGAGGTGCTTGGTGGCCGTTTTTCTTCAAGACTGCTAAACTTCAAGCGAACAGGATATCAACCATCTTCCTAACAGATTCTCTCATAGTTCCGGAACGTAGTGGACATTTTTACAGTTGCACTGTTTTTCTAAATTATTGTTTATCGCATTGATTTCGCTGATTTGTTCAGCAAGCATGGTTTGTCCTTCTTTTGCAACCTTGATCTCTACGCGTCTGATCATCTACTTCAAAACAACGAAAACAGCTTTCTCGCCGTCTAGCCTTCCGGACTCGACCAGGCCTGCTCCGCAACGTGAGCATCGGCCATAAAACTGACTGCATTCATCTTCGCTGATTTGCTTTCCGATGGCGACAATCCTTCATATGACCATGGCGTCCGTTTTTATGTCACTGTTTGCTCCTTCTTCGAATCCTCCTTGGCATTCCAAATGGTGACCGCTCTGAGTTCTCCCATTCCGAATGGTCGGCTTTCTTGTGAATAGggaagattatcccttccttccactccaccggtagctgttcgatttccctttttcttcttctttatggctctacgttcccactggaacctgGCCGGcctatcttcaacttagtgttctttgagcacttccacagttattaattgaagggcattttttacctgccattgcatgaatttgtatattgtgaggcaaggacaatgatatactatacccaagcagtcgagaaaatttcgtcgaccggaacgggaatcgaacccgccgtctcctgatcagcgatccatagccttaaccactaggctaactggagacgccTGTTCGATTTCCCATATcccctgactatcaaccggtgcggTGCAGACGGGTGGCCACCTTATCTAGGtccatcttaatgagttcagctgcgatacaagAAGGATTTTTTGTGAAGGTTCTAAGCATGGCCTGATACCCCTCCCCTCCCCCTCTGGAAAGCGGTGCTTCCATACAACTGACTttgccggggacgtccctataaagctgaatgtcaaaaaacacagtaggcaggcagaacgacgtttgctgggacagctagtAACCAATAAAAAGGAATCACAAGCTGGAAAAGTTCGAGAACCCCTGGTGTATATACTCGAATTTAAGGTTGACTTTCATTACGAAATCCCGATTGTTTTTgattaccgtatgcgtgataatgtttgcaccatcgtacaaataaggtacccatatcacccatatcaggtttttattgcatgcacgtaagctctaactcatatcacagtaggttgcgaataaaaaaaatccgatttcttaagtttaaaattggCACCATGAAGGAatggcagcggtagtcgggacttgtccacgcgcaaatgttaaaaaagacatttcaggagtgttcaggagaaccgtaaaacggtcttagaccgaaaaaaagcaagggcaactattcccgaagggttccactggtcgtccaaggttaacatggattaaggaggctatcgctgccaccaaaaagaaGATATGTGTTAATTATATgggctcaatgagaaaaatggcaaagaaacgcgaaatcagcgactaaatggcatggcatatcgaaaaggaaaattacggtggccttaaTGATCTTTTGACCATAGAaataaaacttacattattaccaatggcatccaggagctacgaataGCGCCATATAGGAAAGTCTTGAATTTACTCGAACGCAACAtctgtttttttcgatttccgaaaaactatcgatccgtgccaaattccagaatcaatagttatattaacttttgtttatgtgtcaatgtctacaccataaggcaatgtcaaaataaaaaaaataaactcaaaaattgttaatcttgactttgacactaccacggacacttgtcgacatttgcgcgtggacaaatcacgagctagattgccacttagtcattatgcaagtgttaaactaagagtctgtgtcaattggcgaattaaaattaatttttactaaaatttgacagttcaacacttaaacttgacagttctcctaaggaaataattacactagtttacagcatttttgaactcggtaagctgatgattgtttttggtgtagaatcatgccctgagtacgaaaacgcgaaggaaaaaaattacagtagagcagaatttttttcgactttccatacaaggttgatgatttgaaatcgatttttgttctatttttaagcaaagtcgctcactccacacatctcattctccgtaatcaatgctccgattgagctgaattttttactgtaactcgcctacatatgatatgtcaaaaaaacgttgagaaagaatttttaaattatttttttcttattgaaaaaaatacatttcttcatatattttgaaaattttgctaaaatttaaggagatcgtccccaaaactcgccaatatcttgaatttcatcaatctgacgcaaaacctgcattcagatgatcgaatggtattgtgttcagctcttaatttatggaaaaagatttaaaattggttgaacaaaacgcaagatattggaattttattaaattccttattttaaaaagttgttaaactcgatattgagctaaaattcaaaaactgctctactttaaattttttgaaggtcggtttcgaaatcagcgcttaattatgcttcaaaaattttggtcgttgacagaagttcacgactttcgttttattttgtaaacttgtgttatctaaCTGTCATGtttaagttattattattattattatttatttacgacacttcACACCAAAAGTGCATTCGTGTCGGGCCATTTCAAATACAATTATAActataaatttgatttttttctttgatCTCGTGATCACTTTCCACGTCGAATCGGAATCCGGAGCACTCTGATTGCATGATCGCTTGGCAATATTTTCAGCTTCTGTTCCATTGGTTGACTCGGTTGACAACCGCCGCTTCGCAGAATCAGTCTCCGGGGATACATCCTTTCCGTTCTCACAGTCGTTGTTTGCAGAGTCGATGTTTTCGTCACCGTCACCGTCGTCATTATCGCCGCCGTCACTATCGGATCTAACCGCTGCTGCTTCAATTGAATCGCACTGGTCGCTCTTCTGTTCCTTGACCAAGCTGGATGATGGTTTTTGTTGCTGTTGTTTTGTTCTATGGGACGCTGATTGATCGCTATTGTTAGGGTAGCTGACGTACGTACTGTGGCTGTTCACGGTGATGTGCGACGGTATCGGTTTATCCAACCTCATTCGAACAACACGCACACCGTTCGGTACTCCCGAGAAGAAGTTCTTCCACACTTCATTGTAAATAGAGATTACTCTCCCGTATTGTTGCAAATGGTCAGCGATGATATCGTTGCACATTTGCGGCGGAAGATCGTGAATTCTCACCGTCGTTGTAGGGCCATCCACGTATACCGGAATGTAATATTTTACACCCTCAAGTACAAAGCAGTGCCGCAGATGATGAAGTTTTTGTAGCCTTGGAGCTACGCCTGGATCGTTCATCTCGATGAACAAGCAGTTTTTGATATTGTGGATCTGAATGCTCCTAACATCAGCCATATCAAGTTTGATATAATGCTTGAGGAACTCCTCCACTTTCTCCAAAGCGGGTCGGTTTGGCAAGACACCGAAATCTACTACCAATGTGTTTTTTCTAAATTGTGCCATCTTGCATCGATGCAAATAGAGCCAAGAGACAATTAAGAGCGTTACAAAAGACGTCCGTCGCGCACGAAGAGCGGTTGTCAACTGTcatgtttaagtgaaaattaattttaattcgccaattgacacagaccctaagaaaatcaacactttttattcacagcctactatgatatgagttatagcttgaatgcctgcaaataaaactaaTACATTGTATGCACAAATAACACTGGAacgttatttaacgatggtgcaaacattatcacgcatacggtaggtgGAAGCAACAAGTATCatctcattttttttctgtttttcttcCGTCGATATTTTTTCTCTaacattggtgagctcgtttcatgttattTTATTTACTAGTGAATTCTATGTTGtgaaaatcttcaaacaaatataataataaaataagtGAAAGTAGAAAAAACACCATACTGATGTTTTGATCAAATGGATATCGTTCCGGGTGAAACGAGGTCGATGGATTGTGCAAAACTATGCTATTCGCTAGACATGTATGAAAGCTTCTTCAAGCAAGTCTAGCAGAATTTGCTGACTGCATTAAAATACTCGATTGAACTCGTTTAAGTTATATCCATCATCATATACAGCTAGTTGGTTGACCCTATATTGATTATGAAAGCTGGATTTGATTGCTGATATGTATGTCCAAATGGTTAGCTTCTGTTTTATGATGCAAATTTATCAATCTTTTGTTTGAACTTTCTGCCATACTAAGCCATTATATAGAGAGGTGTGTATATTTACCTTGTCTAAGTATTTCCTCGGCTCGTTCGCGTGAAATCTTCCCGTGGAACCAGCAAAGGTTTTCCTCCCGGTTCATCCTGATGATGTACGACTTGGTCTGTGAAATCCATGACAAAGAGAAAACTGTTTTGATCAACACTGAAGCATACGGATGGGGAAGTAGAGAACAGATATACATTAGATGAGATCTTCTGAGTTTCAATTGCTAATCGTCATCATCCGAAGGTCAATGCTACTCAACCAACCAACACATATTGGTACAGAAGCTGatcgatgatgacgacgatacGTAGGATACGCTCTAATCAGCTACATTTCGATTTCTCGGTAGGTACGCCCGTTTTGGGAAATCGCATTCCACATGCACGGGAATCGACAAATTCTTAGAGAAGCTATTTTTAGCATGTGATATGATGGACACACAAACCATATATGTTGTACAGATTCCATTTTATCAATCAGTATTTTTGATTGCTCTGAAGCAAGTGAAAACAGAGGATTCTTACCAGAAATCAGCCTCGCAGCAAGAATTTGCACAAACTAACACTTCCAATAGTACACACATACGACATTGAACAAACTAAGCGTAAGGGTTTCGAAATTGcttaaaaacaaaataaagaaaataaattaaaataagatACTGAAAAAAAGGAAAGCTCTTCTATCACTTGACACTAACAGATGTAGGTATGGATTGAAGCTACTATACAACTTTCATTCCTATCCTACGTAGTAAAGTGTACAGCGAACGATGATCAAAGCGATCAAAGTCTTCTTCTATACTGGTTGGTGTTTGTCTGCTCTCGCTTACTGGTGTTGTCAAGAATCGCTAGTAGGGGTAAAAGAGGCAACTGTATATTCCATATCGGGTACATGAGCCCGCATACGATACGATACGAGCCCGTATACCTGCTGTTGCTGACAGGCGTCAAACAGCGCACCATCAGAGGACAAAAGAGAATAGTTATCAATGAATCCGCTGTGGCGGATTGCAGTATGATTCAGGTCTTAACATTGcagtttaatattttttgtaatgATAAAAACATGAccctaaaagatttaaaatttaattttaatttacaaGCAGTCCTGGATTTATTCGTAATATTGTTATTAAATGTGCCTCTCAAGAaaagaatatggcgattatctgcctctagcttctgatataagcgagaaagttactaatcataacagcgtcaccagattcaaaaaatattttattctattatatggggtttgacagcaagcacactcatTTCATTGAGCCACTCCAGCCGTTCAtcacaaattcattcaaaaacatctgttacttcgcgaaacccacgtgcttttgttttgggcgggaacatgctttcttttgttttgccttgcgactgtcactgcggccgtatgccttgcgagcgtacgaccgccgccggactctaataaaagataagcgcaacAATATCTTCGGTTAgaaattattaatttttttttttggaacatcCCTATTGTTTTATCATTTTtgtcatgaaatttcttcattccTTACTTACCACGGCATAAACATTTCAATGCCACGCATTTGTAAGCCCCCTCAAATTTATGTAATAGggtggggtggggcaagatgggtcacctaagaatagattatcataactttgtaaatgaggctttccacgaagcagcacgaaaaaaatccactttttttaattttgcatttttgatttacatataattttgcacagctgttctaatcaatataaataaccattttttcatattaaaactttttatggagtcttgactaactttcaaatagggcctatgaaaaaatggaacacatgcgaatgtaaaatcatatctctgaaactgcttgtttgatcggaaaattgtcttcggcaaagttgtagattaataaatggtggctctcagaaaaatacacattaaaaaatttatttagtttttcttccgaaaaaaactgaattttgttactaaaaattaaatttctcaaaaagctattttttttaccttcgtgatattttgtgacaataaagttcattctgttagctaccatctgtagaaatttcataatggtaaaaaatgtacaaaaaagttatggcactttgaacattttcggttgtgtgttttttagagtgtatcacgaattcacgcaaactcgccgtaggggtttggcaaaactgtctcagaatccgatggaatttcttaggtttaaattatgtatttttaagcaagattgcatacgttgtttttttatttatctagactaatatttgaaaagggctaaagtatttgaccgttttttactcaatataacttaaaaatgacattacctacaaaaaagttatgtatgggtgacttttagataatcatgtgaacttttataacattgaaaaatgtcaataagctttaaaagttaaaaaaatgcaaataagaaaaaatatttcaatttgcaaaacatgacatttttgttattattgaaaattttgccatatatcgcaagatgggcacttttgaagaaaaggatttttgaggtaccgtgatttcgggtgaaattgatcgacatgagggtcattttcatttgttaaaaatattgctttaaacttaaaacaattagtataaaatgaccatcatctggctaaaggattattgaatgatgagttacatgttttacagtcaattagtgaCATATTTatgtattaaattaaatattttccgtaattgcgtgtttggcaccctttcaaacttttgttaccgtggctgtatcgaatattcgaatggatgcttttagctgccaagtatttgctaaacacgatttcatcatcaaaaattttataaatattcgaatttatacataaaattacacttttccggaagtaatgactttttcagtatgaaaagtgcatactttaaggcggtttcataaaatttattaaatttaaaacttgaataattaaaaattgagaaaactcgtgaaagttttgcgtagcatttcgcatactggggtggttaattcaggtggaaaacatatttttggcacatgcaaaggtatttcatttactgatcaatttcatcccgaaagcaaaattattgattttttattttaaatgatatttacctattgcaataaatttatttgtagtaaaagtttcaaactCGTTGAATGATGAGAATCGTGttcgtacttgttttattgctttgattttgattttctttgggtgattgactgtacgttggatgatatctttaattggcatttcagtctaatttggtcaatcaaaaacaactatatgttttcttaactcgatgtttcggtccttattggacctttttcaaggattctgtaatgtttgagtttgaccatatcgctgcattcgaaatcacggtagcataagtgaaacatttttgacagctcctcccctcttaaagtatattctcccatacctaatagaaggctcctagcaatatcataaacttcccctaaaatgctacatctttaatggacggttcctaacaacaaatacttaaTATTATCATTTTGtgtgtttctcttcggtagaaaaaaagtttttatccagggcgttttccagcgtattttcagatattttcatatattaaattaaacatagctccatatgtttgattcacaagtctatctaatgcaaagtatttattttattctcctatgaataaggaaatttttaagttgaaattcgacttctggttgattttctgaatttctgtgtaacagatctggtgttctggttcaaaacagaatcctaaattatattctttgtattggatagatttataattaaaacaaataaagctatgttcaatattaatatgtgaaaatccacgtataaaaatacccaaaaattggtttgactcaaaaaaaaaaaaacattttgtgttgggttggattcagataatagcaatttaattactttgatccattttgaattctattcttaacggttggtgtggggtttggttctccgaaataggattaatttaatttcgcaaatgggcatgtattccaaattgacttcaatttattttttaactttttttagcgtgatcgttttttcaatatttcaatttttacttgaaagttcacacaaattccttaaagtcacacgtaccacacttttttgtaggtcatgttattttaagttacattggtataaaaaaatggtcaaaaacttaagcccttttcaaacattagtgtagataaatatatataaaaaaacaacaaagtatgcaacgttgtttaaaagtacatagtcttcatacctatacaattccattgaaatctgagagggtgctgcctaccccaaaatctagtttgcgggaaattcgtcatgcactctaaaaaaaaacacgcaaccaaaaatgatcaaagtgccataacttttttgtacatttttttaccactataaaaattttagagatgatagctaacagaatgaactttattctcacaaaaaaacacaaaggtaaaaaaataactttttgagatatttgatttttagtaacaaaattcagttttttcaaaagaaaaactaaataaatttttcaatgtgtatttttctgagagccgcaatatattattctacaactttgctgaagacacctttccgatctaacaagccgtttccgtgttatatttttttatttgcttgtgttccattttttcataggccctaattgaaaggtagtcgagacaaaatatgaacttttgatatgaaaaaagtgtttctcacataaaaaggaatagtatacaaaaatatcaagtagattaaaaacatcgattaaaatggattcgtgctggtccgtggaaagcctcaaaTACAAATCGTTTTGGTTGGTATCCATCCTCTACTTTtcaataaagggtgagtcgttaattattgtgccaccctaccttcaattgtttcgcaaattgtctacagttaacaaaatgaaaccaaatttttacagtagtttagtatatgtatatATCTCAACTTTTTGGTTTagtttcaaatttaggatgcgttttagtgaaattcacgacattttcaattcgcccccaaaacgacgattgcaccgcttgggagtgttgtcgtcgtcgtgatgatgcttcccgaaagaaatgtcaaattcgttcggggtttcaaaacattggaaagaaattcattatgtttacagtcagattgagatttacgagtaaatgagtgtcatccaaaggtataactgtttattctgagcataacagtatttttcacggcagtgaaaactaatcaGAAGTATGATATTTaagggtctgaaaatcgttcaggcgaagtggatagcaaatctaacctagaatatcttacaattctaacctcaactcctcacttgcacaagccggatctcatttttcacggaaatggtggaacaaaatgcaaaactaatgtacgtgcgaccgaggaaattgaaagttctaccattcccacttgaaaaaattgtcggatgtgggttgtaagtaggaaaaataaaataattcccccaacagattatgttaataggtatgtaaaaaaaggtaaacatcatcagttcggtagttgcgctaccgaaacaaagatgggtaacagtatgttttgttttgcccttgaaagccaattaaCGCCCTCCTTGTGGACATGTTCaagctccacttgaaacaaataattgaagctctctggtttgtttatgcgcatcgtgcctggttttcacccagctccaagcttatgtttcactgacaaccgttcctgaaatctATTgatgaacattaagatgatccgataatgtaaaatcattaattgttccaaggcgcgataccatgattttagatttttgcatgtgattgtacaacatcttttttagaactgttaactaaatttattctatatcgaccggaatctcactgataactgctcaattcattatatgtaaacaactGACTATAAGGTGACattgcaaaatttggttgattttggtgccgTAGGAAAAAAGTtccgttagtttgaaaatggcacaataacactagtttacagcatttttgaactcgg contains:
- the LOC134284076 gene encoding uncharacterized protein LOC134284076, with product MAQFRKNTLVVDFGVLPNRPALEKVEEFLKHYIKLDMADVRSIQIHNIKNCLFIEMNDPGVAPRLQKLHHLRHCFVLEGVKYYIPVYVDGPTTTVRIHDLPPQMCNDIIADHLQQYGRVISIYNEVWKNFFSGVPNGVRVVRMRLDKPIPSHITVNSHSTYVSYPNNSDQSASHRTKQQQQKPSSSLVKEQKSDQCDSIEAAAVRSDSDGGDNDDGDGDENIDSANNDCENGKDVSPETDSAKRRLSTESTNGTEAENIAKRSCNQSAPDSDSTWKVITRSKKKIKFIVIIVFEMARHECTFGVKCRK